One region of Chitinispirillum alkaliphilum genomic DNA includes:
- a CDS encoding Chromosome (plasmid) partitioning protein ParB encodes MNKRKALGRGLSNLIPTQSEESSGENELLQVDISAVVPNPYQPRIDFDDEEIENLAISIENQGLLQPVVLRKSGDKYEIISGERRFRAFKHLKREKLPCIIKTDVTDREMLELALVENIQREELNEIEKAISYQKLILDCNYTHEQLSKQIGKSRTAITNSLRLLNLPDIIQSMVRKNELSMGHARALLSIETSDLQLQLAEKAIQEQLSVRDVEKAIQKHKEGKKIKPAETEPMDPDLANLLEKLQYKFGTSVKLKKGSSEDKGKVEIEYYSKEDMLRIFDLLKN; translated from the coding sequence ATGAATAAACGCAAGGCTTTAGGCAGGGGACTATCAAATCTTATCCCAACTCAATCAGAAGAGAGCAGTGGTGAAAATGAACTCCTTCAGGTAGATATAAGTGCTGTAGTACCAAATCCTTATCAACCTAGGATAGATTTTGATGATGAGGAGATTGAAAACTTAGCCATAAGTATCGAAAATCAGGGTCTGCTTCAACCGGTAGTTCTGAGAAAATCGGGTGATAAGTATGAAATTATTTCTGGTGAAAGAAGATTCAGGGCATTTAAGCATCTGAAAAGGGAAAAATTACCCTGCATAATAAAGACAGATGTAACTGACAGAGAAATGCTTGAATTGGCTCTCGTTGAAAATATTCAGCGGGAAGAATTGAATGAAATTGAAAAAGCGATTAGTTATCAAAAGCTTATACTTGATTGCAATTATACTCATGAACAGCTTTCAAAGCAGATCGGGAAAAGCCGAACAGCCATTACAAACAGCTTAAGACTCCTCAATCTTCCGGATATAATCCAGTCCATGGTACGGAAAAATGAGCTAAGCATGGGTCATGCAAGAGCTCTCCTTTCGATAGAAACCTCCGATCTTCAGCTTCAACTGGCAGAAAAAGCGATACAGGAGCAGTTATCTGTAAGGGATGTTGAAAAAGCGATACAGAAACATAAAGAGGGGAAGAAAATCAAGCCTGCCGAAACAGAGCCTATGGATCCGGATCTTGCTAATTTGCTGGAAAAACTTCAGTACAAATTCGGAACATCCGTTAAACTTAAAAAGGGATCTTCAGAGGATAAAGGAAAAGTGGAAATCGAATACTACAGCAAAGAAGATATGCTGAGAATATTTGATTTACTTAAAAATTAG
- a CDS encoding Peptidase, M23/M37 family, translating to MKRENLQLSEDNKKLQISNRQIAKIETMTAYLQRLSVSEELEKLNLLSNGQQELEKRGSKITRSEMFQDFRPQTINAERYANAIPNILPVDGWITRGFIDEGEEGNGHTGIDFAAAKGAEIRATAPGIVSKIENDRYFGLMITVRHDYGFETRYGHCSQILVSLRDRVNRGQTIAYVGNTGRSTAPHLHYEVLKNGKYVDPSSYIIGQNE from the coding sequence TTGAAACGGGAAAATCTCCAGCTCTCAGAAGATAACAAGAAACTTCAGATATCAAACAGACAGATTGCAAAAATCGAGACTATGACTGCTTATCTTCAGAGATTGTCCGTTTCGGAAGAATTAGAAAAACTGAACCTGCTTTCCAACGGTCAGCAAGAGTTGGAAAAAAGAGGGAGCAAAATAACCCGAAGTGAAATGTTTCAGGATTTCAGACCACAAACGATCAATGCTGAGCGGTATGCCAATGCTATACCAAATATTCTTCCGGTAGATGGATGGATAACGCGGGGATTCATAGATGAAGGGGAGGAAGGTAACGGACATACTGGGATTGATTTTGCTGCTGCCAAAGGAGCAGAAATCAGGGCAACTGCTCCTGGTATTGTGAGTAAAATAGAGAATGACAGGTATTTTGGGCTTATGATAACAGTACGACATGACTATGGTTTTGAAACCCGCTATGGCCACTGCTCTCAGATACTGGTGTCTTTGAGGGATAGAGTTAACAGAGGGCAAACGATTGCCTATGTAGGGAATACCGGAAGATCTACTGCACCGCATCTTCATTATGAGGTGCTCAAGAATGGAAAATACGTAGACCCATCCAGTTACATTATAGGGCAAAATGAATAA
- a CDS encoding Undecaprenyl-phosphate galactosephosphotransferase, translated as MKYIKKKLKQEFYILNDLIVLGSVFLLSAYSQSIFTLECVSQLFMIRIPVRTLLFGVILFAGWHFAFRITGAYNFYGFKNGFSEVKAIVKGSLLALVLLIINVNIFQISIGNTTVYYKFGIFGLLSITLSRYIFRISILRMKSKHQKSRNLLIAGTGKRAQRHASFIEQNPESVYNFLGFVDNEPCETRVRPDLEKKIVCSLNSFSAYLRENVIDEIFICLPIKTYYNEISDLISSAEEQGVIVKLCTEFFDVRLSSTRIDYFNTEPVMTLYTGFFDHPDLIVKKMIDFLGALVLLIITSPIFLISMLLIWATSGKPIFFLQDRLGENKRIFKVVKFRTMVCNAEEKIREIEMLNERKGEAAFKIKNDPRVTSLGKVLRKLSIDELPQLINVLKGEMSLVGPRPLPIRDYKGFSSDWHRRRFSVKPGITCIWQVSGRDNIPFEKWMEMDMEYIDKWSLWLDVKLLFKTIPVALFGSGAS; from the coding sequence ATGAAATATATAAAAAAGAAATTAAAACAGGAATTCTATATACTCAATGATCTAATAGTACTTGGCAGTGTATTTCTTCTATCTGCATACTCACAATCAATTTTCACTCTTGAGTGTGTTAGTCAGTTGTTTATGATTCGGATTCCGGTTAGAACCTTACTTTTTGGAGTTATTTTATTTGCAGGATGGCATTTTGCTTTCAGAATAACAGGAGCCTATAACTTTTACGGGTTCAAAAACGGATTTTCGGAAGTAAAAGCTATAGTGAAAGGAAGTTTATTAGCTTTAGTTTTATTAATTATTAATGTTAATATATTCCAGATATCAATTGGGAATACAACTGTGTATTACAAATTCGGGATTTTCGGCTTATTGAGTATAACACTTTCCCGTTACATTTTCAGGATATCTATTTTGAGAATGAAATCTAAACATCAAAAAAGCAGAAATCTTCTGATAGCTGGAACAGGAAAACGAGCTCAGCGACACGCTTCCTTTATAGAACAAAATCCTGAGAGTGTGTACAACTTTTTGGGGTTCGTTGATAATGAACCGTGCGAAACCAGAGTGAGACCGGATCTGGAAAAAAAAATAGTTTGCAGCCTTAATAGTTTTTCTGCTTACCTGAGAGAAAATGTAATTGATGAAATATTTATATGTCTACCAATCAAAACGTATTACAATGAAATCTCAGACTTGATAAGTTCTGCTGAAGAGCAGGGGGTGATAGTCAAACTATGCACAGAGTTTTTTGATGTTAGACTGTCAAGCACTCGTATAGATTACTTTAATACTGAACCGGTAATGACACTGTACACAGGATTTTTCGATCACCCCGATCTGATTGTAAAAAAGATGATAGACTTCTTGGGTGCCTTGGTTCTGCTTATTATAACATCCCCGATTTTTCTGATCAGTATGCTTCTGATATGGGCTACATCTGGAAAACCAATCTTCTTTCTTCAGGATAGGTTAGGTGAGAATAAAAGAATTTTCAAGGTTGTTAAGTTTAGAACTATGGTATGTAATGCAGAAGAAAAAATAAGAGAAATAGAAATGCTAAATGAAAGAAAAGGGGAAGCCGCGTTTAAAATAAAAAATGATCCAAGGGTTACATCTTTAGGAAAAGTGTTAAGGAAATTAAGTATCGATGAGTTGCCTCAGTTAATTAATGTACTAAAAGGAGAAATGTCTCTTGTGGGTCCCCGACCATTACCTATAAGAGATTATAAAGGATTTAGCAGCGATTGGCACAGAAGAAGATTTTCGGTAAAACCTGGCATAACCTGCATATGGCAGGTATCGGGAAGAGACAATATACCTTTTGAAAAGTGGATGGAAATGGATATGGAGTACATTGATAAATGGTCTCTTTGGCTTGATGTAAAACTTCTCTTTAAAACTATTCCGGTAGCGTTGTTTGGGTCCGGAGCAAGCTGA
- a CDS encoding Endo-1,4-beta-glucanase, whose product MLIKLIASAFFIFSVSTLRVSADPFVQNQKLGRGINMGNMFDAPSEGEWDVSFKDHYFDSIAQKGFQSVRVPIRWSAPQRTQLTEPYTISDDFFARIDHVIEKALNSGLSIIINVHHYEELFRDATGFHRDRFIAIWQQISEHYSEYSDSLYFEVLNEPYGDLTPDRWNTLFAEVLQIIRSNNPTRTVLIGTAEWGGIEGLRHLEIPNDPNLILTVHYYSPFEFTHQNAFWLTGMEQYKGTTWDGTFIQKNDIINHMERIRSFAQKHNIPVNIGEFGAYGEADSTSRYLYSSFVSRLFERYDFSWHYWEFCAYFGAYDPYQEKWVDTIVNALISSDTSILYIDDFAPKGNNLITNGGFDSDLQDWTFGTWDQSGQASSEVINGELTINIERKPQESWQVQLIQNGIQLQQNTEYIVMFDARSKVPVSIHADVSASGEPWTTFGSSDGLILSEKMRTYAFEFTVTQSHSNARLVFNLGTDPTTIHFDNIRIIELSDDRTNIQSRPKKTPSMFGSKIDKLPQGLHLDFVSSKAQNATVALFNANGRMIASKTIHTTAGQNSIQFPQHINPGPIFIRFQTEEGSHVERFMNVK is encoded by the coding sequence ATGCTAATCAAACTTATTGCATCAGCCTTTTTCATCTTTTCTGTCTCAACTCTTCGAGTATCAGCAGATCCCTTTGTTCAGAATCAAAAACTTGGTCGTGGTATAAATATGGGAAATATGTTTGATGCCCCAAGTGAAGGAGAGTGGGATGTTTCCTTCAAGGATCATTATTTTGATTCCATTGCACAAAAGGGATTTCAAAGTGTACGGGTTCCCATCAGATGGTCTGCCCCTCAAAGAACCCAGTTAACAGAACCATATACAATCAGTGATGATTTCTTTGCACGGATAGATCACGTTATTGAAAAAGCTCTGAATTCAGGATTAAGCATCATAATAAATGTTCATCATTATGAAGAACTTTTCAGAGACGCGACTGGTTTTCACAGAGACCGCTTTATTGCTATTTGGCAGCAGATATCAGAGCATTACAGTGAGTATTCCGATAGTTTGTATTTTGAGGTCCTCAATGAACCTTATGGAGATCTTACCCCTGATAGGTGGAATACATTATTTGCAGAAGTGCTTCAAATTATTCGGAGTAACAATCCTACAAGAACAGTTTTGATTGGTACTGCAGAGTGGGGTGGAATAGAAGGCCTCAGGCATCTTGAAATTCCTAACGATCCGAATTTGATCCTTACAGTGCACTATTATAGTCCTTTTGAGTTTACTCATCAAAATGCTTTCTGGCTAACCGGAATGGAGCAATATAAAGGTACCACATGGGATGGGACATTCATCCAGAAAAATGACATAATAAATCATATGGAGAGAATACGTTCTTTTGCACAAAAACACAATATACCTGTGAACATAGGTGAATTTGGAGCTTATGGGGAAGCTGATTCAACTTCAAGGTACTTATACTCAAGTTTTGTTTCCAGACTATTTGAAAGATATGATTTCAGTTGGCATTATTGGGAATTCTGTGCATATTTCGGAGCCTATGATCCTTATCAGGAGAAGTGGGTAGATACTATTGTCAACGCCCTTATCTCATCAGATACTTCTATTTTGTATATCGATGATTTTGCTCCTAAAGGTAATAATCTAATTACTAATGGTGGATTTGATTCAGACCTGCAAGACTGGACTTTTGGTACCTGGGACCAATCCGGACAAGCATCTTCAGAAGTAATCAATGGTGAACTCACCATTAATATCGAACGTAAACCTCAGGAATCCTGGCAAGTTCAACTGATTCAGAACGGAATACAGCTTCAACAGAATACCGAATATATCGTAATGTTCGATGCACGTTCAAAGGTGCCGGTATCCATACATGCCGATGTCAGCGCTTCAGGAGAACCCTGGACAACGTTTGGATCATCAGATGGTTTGATTCTCTCTGAAAAAATGAGAACATATGCATTTGAATTCACTGTGACTCAAAGTCATTCCAATGCTCGCCTTGTTTTTAACTTAGGCACAGATCCTACAACCATTCATTTTGATAATATAAGAATTATTGAACTTTCTGATGATAGAACAAATATTCAATCACGTCCTAAGAAAACACCGTCTATGTTCGGCAGTAAAATAGATAAATTACCTCAGGGATTACATCTTGATTTTGTGAGTAGTAAGGCGCAAAATGCTACAGTAGCACTTTTTAATGCAAATGGGAGAATGATAGCTTCCAAGACTATTCATACTACAGCCGGACAAAACAGTATACAATTTCCTCAACATATTAATCCCGGCCCAATATTTATAAGATTCCAAACTGAAGAGGGATCACACGTGGAAAGGTTTATGAATGTAAAATAG
- a CDS encoding Tyrosine-protein kinase EpsD, with the protein MEISDYWGVIVRRKLVLMLSFVLVFGSVSAYLFTTDPVYESECKILLVDEVNQRGIGSFTIDDIMMRSMGQSDPIMTQIEILKTRPILEEVKRRCNIVDNFGNPVSLQHIRNMFDFQHIRGTNIISITKRHKDRYKAADVLNTLVEVFIEQNQDMNRKKITGVKNFLENQLALQKQKVNQAEQMVMEFKTQTKTISLDMETSVRVNALANLEAERIRLESELKGLQAQKYDIDQRLNMTGSQAAPHYSSLAAAREHILTSSTNVNARLREVITQINSQYRSMKDLPPLEIQLARLMREERIMNEIYTNLLVTYEEYKILEAAQVASIKLIEPARPEENPVWPRKKSGLALAGMAAIFFGIGLSFLFDYLHDRPNNIEEIKEILQTKSLGTVPQFDKNNPLFMKDNPTSLPADCLRLIYTNLKFTHAFNRKSSAIMITSASSSEGKTTIAANLAITLSNMGKNTALVDLDLRRPALNKLFECKNNALGISDYLAGNASFNQTFWTPPFQKGLTLYTSGKIHSNPTELICSPRLIDFFNKVTSAHDVIIFDSAPITTVAESLDITRCMDGIILVSDYLNNNRKDLKAVNEIMQDKNLPLLGVVINNTQHSLNAYYKYASVNK; encoded by the coding sequence ATGGAAATATCTGATTATTGGGGTGTAATTGTCAGAAGGAAATTAGTTTTAATGTTATCTTTTGTCTTGGTTTTCGGGTCTGTTTCAGCTTATCTTTTTACGACAGATCCTGTATATGAATCTGAATGTAAGATTTTACTGGTTGACGAGGTAAATCAACGAGGAATCGGATCTTTTACAATTGATGATATTATGATGCGTTCCATGGGCCAGTCTGATCCTATTATGACTCAAATTGAAATTCTTAAAACCCGTCCCATTCTGGAAGAAGTAAAACGCAGATGTAATATAGTAGATAATTTTGGCAATCCTGTCAGTTTACAACATATTAGAAACATGTTTGACTTCCAGCACATAAGAGGAACCAATATTATTAGCATCACAAAAAGACACAAAGACAGATACAAGGCTGCGGATGTTTTAAATACTCTGGTAGAAGTTTTTATAGAACAAAATCAGGATATGAACAGGAAAAAAATTACAGGGGTGAAAAATTTTCTCGAAAACCAACTGGCTCTCCAAAAGCAAAAGGTAAATCAGGCGGAGCAAATGGTGATGGAATTCAAAACGCAAACAAAAACAATTTCATTGGATATGGAAACGAGCGTACGGGTAAACGCTCTGGCGAATCTTGAGGCCGAACGTATTAGATTGGAATCAGAACTCAAAGGTCTACAAGCACAAAAATACGATATAGACCAAAGACTGAATATGACTGGCTCACAGGCCGCACCACACTATTCTTCCCTTGCTGCAGCCAGAGAACATATCTTGACTTCTTCTACTAATGTCAATGCAAGATTACGTGAAGTTATTACACAAATCAACTCTCAGTACAGAAGCATGAAAGATCTGCCTCCCCTGGAGATTCAGCTTGCAAGACTAATGCGTGAGGAACGAATTATGAATGAAATATATACAAATCTACTTGTTACTTACGAAGAATACAAAATTCTCGAAGCAGCACAAGTCGCAAGCATAAAACTTATTGAGCCTGCTCGGCCTGAGGAGAATCCGGTGTGGCCAAGAAAAAAATCTGGTCTTGCTTTGGCTGGCATGGCCGCAATATTCTTTGGAATCGGTTTGTCTTTTTTATTCGATTATCTTCATGACCGCCCAAACAATATTGAAGAGATCAAGGAAATTCTACAAACTAAGTCTCTAGGTACTGTTCCTCAATTTGACAAAAACAATCCTCTGTTTATGAAAGATAACCCGACTTCTTTACCCGCTGATTGTTTAAGATTGATATATACCAACCTTAAATTTACTCATGCATTCAACAGAAAATCTTCAGCCATTATGATCACCAGTGCCTCTTCAAGTGAGGGCAAAACTACCATTGCTGCCAATCTTGCAATTACACTCTCAAATATGGGTAAGAATACTGCGTTAGTAGATCTTGATCTGCGCAGACCCGCTTTAAATAAACTATTCGAGTGCAAAAATAATGCTTTAGGTATCAGCGATTATCTTGCTGGAAATGCCTCCTTCAACCAGACCTTCTGGACTCCTCCTTTTCAGAAAGGGCTAACGCTTTATACCAGCGGAAAAATTCACAGCAACCCAACTGAACTCATATGCAGTCCCAGATTAATTGATTTTTTCAATAAAGTTACCTCTGCTCACGATGTTATTATATTCGACAGTGCCCCCATTACTACTGTTGCTGAATCATTGGATATCACAAGATGTATGGATGGAATTATTCTTGTAAGCGATTACTTGAATAATAACAGAAAAGATCTAAAGGCTGTTAACGAGATTATGCAGGATAAAAATCTGCCGCTATTGGGAGTTGTTATTAATAATACTCAACATAGTCTCAATGCGTATTACAAATACGCTTCTGTAAACAAGTAA
- a CDS encoding polysaccharide export protein — MKYTVYLAVFIFLALLENGNAQFSFQIPARSSEVELIPVSIQGAGVNAGTYYVPPALRVFDIVRMASPDNTPNLHIIDSRSVTINCNDSTQTIDLLKFASEGDYSQNPFITPGMTIHLRYAVDFVHIHGELRGTIMGKVPIRRSETAAHLLSLYTFTSKADSANIVITRKGENSRRYSFHELSRFELKHDDFISVLPKKNIPRHATVRIRGEVAIPGVYLIEHGSTTLEHMLSKAGGASPNGDINRAYIIRRSTLFNNPAAGSFLSGQNHIRPEVSAGLNYLSISGDHTIIPAYKRDTPLEDGDEIVVPVFINSVYVSGYVKNPGAFPYDEEKSLGDYIELAGGFSRSADKRNVKLVTPYTDQAFSINYPLAISAGDIIMVPQAQEDKWIRRWTPVIGAVATMISSISIIISLTGR, encoded by the coding sequence ATGAAGTATACTGTTTATTTAGCTGTTTTCATCTTTTTGGCTCTTCTGGAGAATGGTAATGCTCAGTTCTCTTTCCAAATACCAGCAAGAAGCAGTGAAGTTGAGCTTATCCCAGTTTCTATTCAGGGTGCTGGGGTGAATGCGGGCACATATTATGTTCCTCCTGCATTAAGGGTGTTTGATATTGTAAGGATGGCTTCACCAGATAATACCCCAAACCTTCACATAATCGACAGCCGTTCAGTTACTATCAATTGCAATGACAGTACACAGACTATCGACTTACTTAAATTCGCAAGTGAAGGAGATTATTCCCAAAATCCGTTTATCACTCCGGGAATGACAATTCATCTTAGATATGCAGTTGATTTTGTTCATATACATGGAGAACTCCGGGGAACTATTATGGGCAAAGTTCCTATTCGCAGAAGTGAAACTGCTGCCCATCTGCTCTCTCTTTATACTTTTACCTCCAAGGCGGATTCTGCAAACATAGTTATTACGAGAAAAGGTGAGAACAGCAGAAGATATTCATTTCATGAGCTCTCCAGATTTGAATTAAAACATGATGATTTTATTTCAGTTCTTCCCAAGAAAAATATACCCCGGCATGCGACTGTTAGGATCCGTGGCGAAGTCGCAATTCCGGGTGTTTACCTTATAGAGCATGGTAGTACAACTCTTGAGCATATGCTCTCCAAAGCGGGTGGTGCTTCACCAAACGGTGATATCAACAGAGCTTATATCATACGGAGGAGTACCCTGTTTAATAATCCTGCTGCTGGTTCTTTTCTCTCTGGTCAAAACCATATTCGTCCCGAAGTCTCTGCAGGGTTGAATTATCTCTCCATATCTGGAGACCACACCATTATCCCTGCTTATAAAAGAGATACACCACTTGAAGATGGTGATGAAATAGTAGTCCCTGTTTTTATTAACAGTGTATATGTAAGTGGCTATGTGAAAAATCCCGGAGCTTTCCCTTATGACGAAGAAAAAAGTCTGGGTGACTATATAGAACTTGCAGGTGGGTTTTCCAGATCTGCAGACAAGAGAAATGTAAAGTTAGTAACGCCTTATACCGACCAGGCATTTTCTATAAACTATCCACTTGCTATTTCTGCCGGGGACATCATTATGGTTCCGCAGGCACAGGAAGATAAATGGATAAGGAGGTGGACTCCTGTTATTGGTGCAGTAGCTACAATGATTTCAAGCATCAGTATAATAATTAGTCTGACCGGAAGATAG
- a CDS encoding Capsule polysaccharide export protein has translation MNRGLFCFAVLILLRVSAAQQNLSPALLKQLQDEQSLSQNQTASPSSLQNFLPNQIINHSGNNTGAETQLVDSKYVREEDGTDDLSRFPRSSVYQKMLRNELVEPETLLANIPVYGYDIFSSSRLSHINTSDYSSVPLDYPLRTGDEILIHMWGRVNEEYRVRVNREGSIIIPRFGPVRAAGMSFETVKNNISEKIGQIDGVNVNVSMGELRPIGIFIVGEVKSPGSYNVNSLTSILNAIFTAGGITEHGSLRNIELRRNGRLVSRIDFYDFLLSGEDNSNLRLQPGDVIFVPMVKQMAAVAGNVRRSALYELLGPTPLSEVLELAGGITPAAYTNRIQIERFFENSFQTILDLDSSSTSMPDFLVKDGDIVKIFPIVVQNRNSVRLNGNVLRPGLYQFRDGMKISDLLPNRESLLPQSYLEYGVILRKTHSSQNREIISFNLDSIFRNKNSGDNLRLQEHDEVVIYHETHFVPPRRVKIEGAVITPGEYNLFENMTIRDLILLAGGLNESASTRRGELYRREFSEENVITSKLDFSVSDVMNNTNGHNYLLQSGDRVFVRQRRNWNSVQSVTLSGQFVYPGTYIIFDDETLGELIERAGGFREEAHLAAAVFTRQSVKEFRKRRMEDYRSSMEEEILRMGAEMAVRTSSDPSAILKQQLETQDKFSSDENLGRVLIDLTQRRNYYDFPLEDGDELFIPKNMNTISVLGEVINPATFKFDTSNPYASHYIQTAGGYNNNADKRNTYIIRANGSIVNSSMTRIRSVRLEPGDAVVVPTKISFTNPHRMFVETADAAFKITGFLSALVALIVTINSAR, from the coding sequence ATGAACAGAGGATTGTTCTGCTTTGCTGTTCTCATTCTACTAAGAGTTTCAGCAGCTCAGCAGAACCTCTCCCCTGCTCTTTTGAAACAGCTACAGGACGAACAAAGCCTCTCTCAAAATCAAACCGCTTCTCCCTCCAGTCTTCAGAACTTTCTCCCAAATCAGATAATCAACCACTCTGGCAATAACACAGGTGCAGAAACCCAACTCGTCGATTCCAAATATGTCAGAGAAGAGGACGGTACTGATGATCTTTCCCGTTTTCCACGATCATCAGTGTACCAGAAAATGCTACGCAACGAGCTTGTTGAGCCTGAAACGCTGCTTGCAAACATACCAGTTTATGGATACGATATTTTTTCCTCTTCCCGTTTATCTCATATAAATACAAGCGATTACAGTTCTGTTCCCCTCGATTACCCCCTTCGTACCGGGGATGAGATCCTTATTCATATGTGGGGCAGAGTAAATGAGGAATACAGGGTAAGGGTCAACCGTGAGGGCTCGATTATAATTCCCCGTTTTGGTCCAGTTCGAGCGGCAGGTATGAGCTTTGAGACCGTAAAGAACAACATATCTGAGAAGATTGGTCAAATTGATGGGGTTAATGTAAATGTGTCAATGGGCGAACTTCGCCCGATTGGGATTTTCATAGTAGGGGAAGTTAAATCTCCCGGGTCTTATAATGTAAACTCCTTAACCAGTATACTTAATGCCATATTCACCGCCGGAGGAATCACCGAACATGGCTCTTTGCGAAATATTGAGCTGCGTCGAAACGGAAGGCTTGTTTCCCGAATCGATTTCTACGACTTTTTACTCTCGGGAGAGGATAATTCCAATCTCAGACTCCAGCCCGGGGATGTCATTTTTGTACCAATGGTAAAACAGATGGCTGCTGTAGCGGGTAATGTCAGAAGAAGTGCCTTGTATGAACTTTTGGGTCCCACACCTTTATCGGAAGTTCTGGAGCTTGCAGGCGGAATCACTCCTGCAGCTTATACAAACCGTATTCAAATTGAAAGATTTTTTGAAAACAGTTTTCAGACTATTCTGGATTTAGATTCATCCTCCACCTCCATGCCCGACTTTCTGGTAAAAGATGGAGATATTGTTAAAATTTTCCCCATAGTGGTTCAAAACAGAAACTCAGTACGGTTAAACGGTAATGTACTCAGACCCGGCTTATACCAGTTCCGTGATGGGATGAAAATCAGCGATCTCTTACCTAACAGAGAATCCCTCCTCCCTCAGTCCTATCTTGAATATGGAGTGATTCTCAGAAAAACTCACTCTTCTCAAAACAGAGAAATAATATCCTTTAATCTCGATTCCATCTTCCGCAACAAAAACAGCGGGGATAATCTCCGCCTCCAAGAACATGATGAAGTTGTGATTTATCATGAGACCCATTTTGTTCCACCCCGAAGAGTAAAAATTGAAGGAGCTGTAATAACTCCCGGGGAGTATAATCTTTTTGAAAACATGACGATCCGGGATCTTATACTTTTGGCGGGAGGCTTAAACGAGTCAGCAAGTACCCGCAGGGGTGAATTATATCGAAGGGAATTCAGTGAGGAGAATGTTATTACCAGCAAGCTGGATTTTTCTGTCTCTGATGTTATGAATAACACAAATGGACACAATTACCTGCTTCAATCCGGAGACAGGGTTTTTGTGCGGCAGAGAAGAAACTGGAACAGTGTGCAATCTGTTACTCTCAGTGGGCAGTTTGTTTATCCGGGTACCTATATAATTTTTGATGATGAAACGCTGGGTGAACTCATAGAGAGAGCGGGTGGTTTTCGGGAAGAAGCCCACCTGGCTGCAGCTGTTTTCACTCGTCAGTCTGTAAAAGAATTTCGTAAACGGAGAATGGAAGATTACAGAAGTAGTATGGAAGAGGAGATTTTGAGAATGGGTGCAGAAATGGCGGTAAGAACAAGCTCAGACCCTTCCGCTATTCTTAAACAACAGCTTGAAACCCAAGACAAATTCTCTTCCGATGAGAATTTGGGAAGAGTTCTTATTGATTTAACCCAGAGAAGAAATTATTACGATTTTCCGCTGGAAGATGGGGATGAGCTTTTTATTCCAAAGAATATGAATACCATATCGGTTCTGGGTGAAGTTATTAATCCTGCCACATTTAAATTCGATACCTCTAACCCTTATGCTTCCCATTATATCCAGACTGCCGGAGGATATAACAATAATGCAGATAAGAGAAACACCTACATAATACGTGCGAATGGAAGCATTGTAAACAGCAGTATGACCAGAATCAGGTCTGTCAGGCTTGAGCCTGGAGACGCTGTGGTAGTGCCAACAAAGATCAGCTTTACCAACCCACACCGTATGTTTGTTGAAACTGCAGATGCAGCTTTTAAGATCACAGGCTTTCTATCCGCATTGGTAGCATTGATTGTTACTATAAACAGTGCCAGATAG